The following are from one region of the Salvia hispanica cultivar TCC Black 2014 chromosome 1, UniMelb_Shisp_WGS_1.0, whole genome shotgun sequence genome:
- the LOC125202555 gene encoding lysine-specific demethylase JMJ18-like — MDSSLIPPGFEAFASLYLAKMEGDQASNCASSANPSMAENIQLGTQCNNTNTSMSIRHISLIKQNQLDSSSSDQIELEQENFSRNWLPKGVLRGCEACENCQKVIAKWRPEEARRPDIEDAPVFYPSEEEFEDTIKYIASIRSKAEMYGICRIVPPPSWNPPCPLKEKNIWERSKFTTRIQQLDKLQNRESMMQKFLVKHDKRKKRKCLRRGADHANGIQDTKTSDNAEQFGFEPGPDFTLDEFQKYDDDFMAQYFWKNNNSSSLGDSSSTLDEQWHPTIQEIEGEYWRILERPTEEIEVLYGADLETGAFGSGFPKHSHQVASASDTKYINSGWNLNNFPRLPGSVLAFENNEISGVVVPWLYIGMCFSSFCWHVEDHHMYSLNYMHLGAPKMWYGVPGSDATKLEAAMRKHLPDLFAEQPDLLHKLVTQLSPSILSSEGVPVYRCVQNPGEYILTFPRAYHAGFNCGFNCAEAVNIAPVDWLPHGHKAIELYREQGRRSSISHDKLLLGAAREAVKENWQHNFLKKHKSNNLRWNEACGKDGFLSKALKTRVDMEHKWRELLSKSSKALKMESSFDANCERECSVCLFDLHLSAAGCHQCSPDKYACLTHAKQLCSCSWSAKFFLFRYDIMELNLLVEALEGKLSAVYRWARLDMGLALTSHIAESKQVASQESAQEVISSAPSAISSEEQKRKAPEGSSSSAKYVGSIGSSKNVEPPSSAPSAISSEEQKKKALRGSSSSAKYVGSIGSSKNLEPPSSAPSAISSEEQKRKVPRGSSSSKKYMGSIGSSMNEELPFVVLALPCVQRATRFKIKSTTSKSSCKKENSLQSPPGFEVQSCQAIRPNNPAKVSPGASDKSEEKQPSLMGHKDVILLSDDEEDGPPCKKTCVVRGTVQKDTIGTQKPVFSDSMTKLDSCIDKPASAATVTLPSDVCIPSSTRVKVEELTESESSVGSNPPTSSCVNISQMDTDSNKIVGRNKETNDFDEANHNPQQIDDEKVKELRSVDNILTVSNPSSHQHSMDGLPRQKRPRIAKVIRRVSCNVEPLDFGAAHGAKLWCDSNSIYPKGFRSRVRYIDVTDPTNMCYYISEILDAGKDRPLFMVSLETDPSEVFVHVSAGKCWELVRERVNHEIAKQHKLGKGKLPTLQPPGSVDGMQMFGFSSPEIMQAIQAKDRDRVCQEYWQSQSQSLMQIPSQHRDQ, encoded by the exons ATGGACAGCTCATTAATTCCGCCTGGTTTTGAGGCATTTGCCTCTCTCTATCTGGCAAAGATGGAGGGTGATCAAGCCAGTAATTGCGCAAGTTCCGCCAACCCTTCTATGGCAGAAAATATCCAGTTAGGAACACAATGTAACAATACAAACACCAGCATGTCTATTAGGCATATATCATTGATAAAGCAGAATCAGCTTGATAGCAGTTCAAGTGATCAAATTGAATTAGAACAG GAAAACTTTTCCAGGAATTGGTTGCCAAAAGGGGTTCTTCGAGGGTGTGAAGCATGTGAGAACTGCCAAAAG GTTATTGCAAAATGGCGTCCAGAAGAAGCTCGAAGGCCTGATATTGAGGATGCTCCTGTATTTTATCCTTCCGAAGAG GAGTTTGAGGATACCATAAAATACATTGCAAGTATACGCTCTAAGGCAGAGATGTATGGGATCTGTCGCATAGTACCACCTCCATCATGGAACCCTCCTTGCCCTCTGAAGGAAAAGAACATATGGGAAAGGTCTAAATTTACGACACGAATCCAGCAGTTAGACAAACTTCAGAATCGGGAATCGATGATGCAGAAGTTTCTAGTCAAACATGacaagagaaaaaagagaaaatgccTAAGAAGAGGAGCCGATCATGCAAATGGTATTCAGGATACTAAAACTTCAGACAATGCCGAGCAATTTGGATTTGAGCCTGGTCCAGATTTTACTCTGGATGAGTTTCAGAAGTATGATGATGATTTTATGGCCCAATACTtctggaaaaataataatagttcaAGTTTAGGAGATAGCAGTTCTACACTTGACGAGCAGTGGCACCCTACAATACAAGAAATTGAGGGAGAATATTGGCGGATTTTAGAGAGACCAACAGAAGAAATTGAG GTGCTTTACGGGGCTGACCTGGAAACTGGAGCATTTGGCAGTGGGTTTCCTAAACATTCCCATCAAGTTGCTTCTGCTTCAGACACAAAGTACATTAATTCAGGATGGAACTTGAATAACTTCCCAAGACTTCCTGGTTCTGTTCTAGCATTTGAAAACAATGAAATATCTGGTGTTGTGGTTCCTTGGTTGTATATAGGAATgtgtttttcttcattttgctGG CATGTAGAGGACCATCACATGTACTCCTTGAATTACATGCATTTGGGAGCTCCGAAAATGTGGTATGGAGTTCCAGGATCAGATGCTACGAAACTGGAGGCAGCTATGAGAAAACATTTACCGGACCTCTTCGCAGAACAGCCTGACTTGCTTCATAAGCTG GTTACCCAACTATCACCTTCAATCCTAAGCTCTGAAGGGGTGCCTGTTTATCGGTGCGTGCAGAATCCAGGAGAATATATACTGACCTTCCCTCGAGCATATCATGCTGGATTCAACTGTGGTTTTAACTGCGCTGAGGCAGTTAATATCGCACCTGTTGACTGGTTGCCGCATGGACATAAAGCTATTGAGCTGTACCGCGAGCAAGGCAGACGAAGTTCCATTTCACATGATAAACTATTGCTTGGTGCAGCTAGAGAAGctgtaaaagaaaattggcagcataattttttgaagaagcacaaatcaaataatttaagatGGAACGAAGCTTGCGGAAAGGATGGCTTCTTATCAAAAGCACTCAAG ACTCGTGTTGACATGGAGCATAAATGGAGGGAACTCCTTAGCAAATCCTCAAAGGCACTGAAGATGGAGAGCTCCTTTGATGCTAATTGTGAGAGGGAATGCAGTGTCTGCCTCTTCGATCTACACCTATCTGCTGCAGGTTGCCACCAGTGTTCACCGGATAAATATGCATGCTTGACTCATGCCAAACAGTTGTGTTCGTGCTCATGGAGTGCCaagtttttcctttttcgttaTGACATTATGGAATTGAATCTATTAGTTGAAGCTTTGGAGGGGAAACTAAGTGCAGTATATCGATGGGCAAGGCTTGATATGGGCCTCGCTCTCACCTCTCATATTGCAGAAAGCAAGCAAGTTGCATCTCAAGAGTCAGCTCAAGAAGTGATAAGTTCAGCACCGAGTGCAATTTCTTCAGAGGAGCAGAAAAGGAAAGCGCCCGAAGGCTCTTCTAGTTCAGCGAAGTATGTGGGCAGCATTGGCTCGTCTAAGAATGTGGAACCGCCTAGTTCAGCACCGAGTGCAATTTCTTCAGAGGAGCAGAAAAAGAAAGCGCTTAGAGGCTCTTCTAGTTCAGCGAAGTATGTGGGCAGCATTGGCTCGTCTAAGAATTTGGAACCGCCTAGTTCAGCACCGAGTGCAATTTCTTCAGAGGAGCAGAAAAGGAAAGTGCCTAGAGGCTCTTCTAGTTCAAAGAAGTATATGGGCAGCATTGGATCGTCTATGAATGAGGAACTGCCTTTTGTAGTATTGGCTTTACCATGTGTGCAAAGAGCAACccgttttaaaattaaatcaactaCATCTAAAAGTTcgtgcaaaaaagaaaactcTTTGCAGTCCCCTCCTGGATTTGAAGTGCAGTCATGTCAGGCTATTCGACCCAATAATCCCGCGAAAGTGTCCCCAGGAGCTTCGGATAAGTCTGAGGAGAAGCAGCCATCACTTATGGGACACAAGGATGTCATACTACTgagtgatgatgaagaagacgGACCACCCTGTAAAAAGACGTGTGTCGTAAGGGGGACTGTTCAAAAGGATACAATAGGTACTCAGAAGCCAGTTTTTTCCGATAGTATGACAAAGTTAGATAGTTGCATTGATAAACCAGCCTCCGCAGCCACTGTTACTCTTCCTTCTGATGTATGCATTCCTAGTTCAACGCGTGTTAAAGTTGAGGAGCTCACTGAGTCTGAAAGTTCTGTAGGAAGCAACCCTCCAACAAGTTCTTGTGTTAACATTTCACAGATGGATACCGATTCCAACAAAATTGTAGGGAGGAACAAAGAGACGAATGATTTTGATGAGGCAAACCATAATCCCCAACAAATTGATGACGAGAAAGTGAAAGAGTTGAGATCTGTAGATAACATACTTACTGTATCAAACCCATCGAGCCATCAACATAGCATGGATGGGCTCCCTCGCCAGAAGCGCCCTCGTATTGCAAAAGTTATCAGGAGAGTCAGTTGCAATGTTGAGCCTTTGGACTTTGGAGCTGCGCATGGTGCAAAGTTGTGGTGTGATAGTAATTCAATTTACCCAAAAG GATTTAGGAGTAGAGTGAGGTACATAGATGTTACTGATCCAACCAATATGTGTTATTACATCTCTGAAATCCTAGATGCTGGGAAGGATCGACCTTTATTTATG gtGTCGTTGGAGACCGATCCTAGTGAAGTATTTGTCCATGTCTCAGCTGGTAAATGCTGGGAACTGGTTCGGGAGCGAGTAAATCATGAGATTGCCAAGCAACATAAGCTCGGAAAGGGGAAGCTCCCAACTCTGCAGCCTCCTGGGAGTGTCGATGGCATGCAAATGTTTGGATTTTCATCGCCAGAAATCATGCAG GCCATCCAGGCTAAGGACCGCGATCGAGTTTGCCAAGAATACTGGCAATCGCAATCGCAATCACTGATGCAGATTCCTTCACAGCACAGAGACCAATAG
- the LOC125202285 gene encoding serine/threonine protein phosphatase 2A regulatory subunit B''beta-like — MDLDFNGDVTSLDAELLQLQEVSPLAIKANPYVAEKLFDQWLSLPETNSLVKSLLSNAKGGGPLNAAGTGSTNTAASNTLPSMFPAGSTPPLSPRSSSGSPRILKHRAGPSSFPSPLKLVNEPVKELIPQFYFQNGRPPPNELKERCLFRINQFFYGHVDGLQMHEFKPVTKELCKLPSFFSAVLFRKIDTEGTGIVTRDAFVDYWINKNMLSKDLATQLYTILKQPEHRHLVQDDFKPVLRELLTTHPGLEFLQSTPEFQERYAETVIYRIFYYVNRAGNSRLTLKELRRSNLIAAMQHADEEEDINKVLRYFSYEHFYVIYCKFWELDSDHDFLIDKENLIRYGNHALTYRIVDRIFSQVPRKFTSKVEGKMGYEDFVYFILSEEDKSSEPSLEYWFKCIDLDGNGIITRNEMQFFYEEQLHRMECMAQEPVLFEDILCQIVDMVHPEEESYFTLRDIKGSRLSGSVFNILFNLNKFMAFETRDPFLIRQERENPNLTEWDRFAHREYIRLSMEEDAEDASNGSGDVWDEPFEAPF, encoded by the exons atggatttggatttcAATGGCGATGTCACGAGCCTCGATGCTGAACTGCTGCAGCTTCAGGAGGTGTCGCCGCTGGCTATTAAAGCCAACCCGTATGTTGCCGAGAAGCTGTTTGATCAGTGGCTTTCGCTTCCGGAAACCAATTCCTTg GTCAAATCGTTGCTCAGTAATGCCAAGGGAGGTGGCCCCTTGAATGCTGCTGGAACAGGTAGCACAAATACTGCAGCTAGCAATACGCTGCCTTCAATGTTTCCTGCAGGTAGTACGCCACCACTTTCACCAAGGAGTTCTTCAGGTTCTCCTCGAATCTTGAAACACAGGGCAGGCCCTTCCAGTTTTCCCTCTCCCTTGAAATTAGTGAATGAACCCGTGAAAGAACTTATACCTCAG TTCTATTTCCAAAATGGGCGCCCACCACCTAATGAATTGAAAGAGCGATGCTTGTTTAGAattaaccaatttttttatggtcACGTGGATGGACTGCAGATGCATG AATTTAAACCAGTAACGAAGGAACTTTGCAAGCTCCCGTCTTTCTTTTCTGCTGTACTGTTTAGAAAGATCGACACCGAGGGAACTGGAATTGTGACCAG GGATGCGTTTGTCGATTATTGGATtaataaaaacatgttgtccAAGGATCTAGCAACACAGTTATACACAATCTTGAAGCAGCCAGAGCACAGACACTTGGTGCAG GATGACTTTAAACCCGTTCTTCGAGAACTTTTGACCACTCATCCTGGGTTGGAATTCCTACAGAGTACACCTGAATTTCAAGAAAGATATG CTGAAACTGTAATATACAGAATATTTTACTATGTGAATAGAGCTGGTAATAGTCGTCTTACACTGAAGGAGCTGAGACGCTCAAACTTGATTGCTGCAATGCAGCATGCAGATGAGGAAGAGGATATTAACAAAGTCTTGAG GTACTTCTCCTATGAGCATTTCTATGTGATATACTGCAAGTTCTGGGAGCTGGACTCAGATCATGATTTTTTGATTGACAAAGAAAACCTCATCAGATATGGTAACCATGCACTTACCTACAGGATTGTTGATAGGATATTTTCTCAG GTTCCGAGAAAGTTCACCAGTAAGGTTGAAGGAAAGATGGGATATGAAGATTTCGTCTACTTCATATTGTCAGAGGAGGATAAATCATCAGAACCTAGTCTTGAGTATTG GTTCAAGTGCATAGATTTGGATGGTAATGGCATTATAACGAGGAATGAAATGCAATTCTTTTATGAGGAGCAGTTGCATAGAATGGAATGCATGGCCCAAGAGCCTGTACTTTTTGAAGATATACTATGTCAAATTGTTGACATGGTTCATCCAGAG GAAGAGAGCTATTTTACGTTGCGGGATATAAAAGGAAGCAGACTTTCTGGCAGTGTTTTCAATATCCTGTTTAACCTTAATAAGTTCATGGCTTTCGAGACTCGTGATCCATTTCTAATTCGCCAG GAGCGTGAGAACCCTAATTTGACGGAGTGGGATCGCTTTGCTCACCGAGAATACATTAGGCTCTCGATGGAGGAAGATGCAGAAGATGCCTCTAATGGAAGTGGAGATGTTTGGGATGAACCGTTCGAGGCTCCTTTTTGA
- the LOC125202287 gene encoding 60S ribosomal protein L7-2-like gives MAEKVGQIFPESVLKKQKREEEWALVKKQEVAALKEKKAANRKLIYNRAKDYAKEYAAQEWELIQLKREARLKGGFYVNPEAKLLFIIRIRGINAMHPTTKKILQLLRLRQIFNGVFLKVNKATVNMLHRVEPYVTFGYPNLKSVRELIYKRGFGKVNKQRIALTDNSIIEQTLGKHGIICIEDLIHEILTVGPHFKEANNFLWPFQLSAPLGGLERKRNHYVEGGDAGNREDYINELIRRMN, from the exons ATGGCTGAGAAGGTAGGACAAATTTTTCCTGAGTCTGTTTTGAAGAAAcagaagagagaagaggaaTGGGCCTTGGTCAAGAAGCAGGAGGTTGCAGCTCTCAAGGAGAAGAAGGCTGCAAACAGGAAGCTGATTTATAACAGAGCCAAGGACTATGCGAAGGAATATGCCGCGCAG GAATGGGAGCTCATTCAGTTGAAGCGCGAGGCGAGGTTGAAAGGAGGGTTCTATGTGAACCCTGAGGCTAAGTTGCTTTTCATCATTCGCATCCGTGG TATTAATGCAATGCATCCTACCACAAAGAAGATCCTGCAGCTGCTGCGTCTTCGTCAG ATTTTTAACGGTGTGTTCCTAAAAGTGAACAAAGCAACAGTGAATATGCTGCACAGGGTTGAGCCATATGTTACTTTCGG GTACCCAAACTTGAAGAGTGTTAGAGAATTGATTTACAAGAGGGGATTTGGCAAGGTCAACAAGCAGCGCATTGCCTTGACCGACAACTCGATTATTGAACAG ACTCTTGGCAAACACGGCATTATCTGCATCGAAGATCTCATCCATGAGATCCTGACTGTTGGGCCTCACTTCAAGGAGGCTAACAACTTCCTCTGGCCATTCCAACTATCGGCACCCTTGGGTGGACTTGAGAGAAAGAGGAACCACTATGTCGAAGGTGGAGATGCTGGGAACCGTGAAGACTACATCAATGAACTCATTAGAAGGATGAACTAG
- the LOC125210299 gene encoding uncharacterized protein LOC125210299, with translation MEGLNQKSLERVVSQRAFQMGSSFPCQICVVGFLCGVCITSVFLAALTSFSASSFGGVSISLFSPGISAPNSSTSSSIGGDCGAFLNENERIVYESTEENVSLLYKAWSNLLGVSTDQLRVNRLHVPRAPHLEDCKLSGEMNHRLDTRLPNGSFPPWTIWKGLLDYLPLTPVDEQLKQYRDHVISKGAYPPWIMGSDEENYPLTRKVQRDLWLHQHPVDCNDPAVKFLVADWERLPGFGIGAQLAGMCGLLAIAINEKRVLVTDYYNRADHDGCKGSSRSRWSCYFIPETSPECRKRAFELKDDKAAWGKGIITVKENYTSKEIWAGHVPRAWGNPWSIMQPTTEINGSLLLHHRKMDRRWWRAQAVRYLMRFQSEYTCNLMNIARHTAFGWEAAKMVLASSSKNLFEAEQESKRDIERFVWSNHKPWLPRPLLSMHVRMGDKACEMKVVGFDDYMKLAVKVRRRFPHLNRVWLSTEMQDVVDRSKSYEGWRFHYTNVTRQAGNITMATYEASLGRETSTNYPLVNFLMATESDFFIGALGSTWCFLIDGMRNTGGKVMSGYLSVNKDRFW, from the exons atggagGGGTTGAATCAGAAGTCTCTGGAGAGAGTGGTTTCACAGAGAGCTTTCCAAATGGGGAGTTCATTTCCATGCCAAATTTGTGTGGTGGGATTTCTTTGTGGGGTTTGCATCACCTCTGTGTTTCTTGCTGCCCTTACCTCATTTTCTGCTTCCTCTTTTGGTGGTGtttccatctctctcttctctcctggGATTTCTGCTCCCAATTCTTCTACATCATCATCAATCG GTGGAGACTGCGGGGCCTTTCTTAATGAGAATGAAAGGATCGTCTATGAAAGCACAGAGGAGAATGTTTCGTTACTATATAAAGCATGGAGCAACCTACTTGGTGTATCGACTGACCAGTTAAGAGTGAACAGATTACATGTTCCGAGGGCCCCTCATTTGGAGGATTGCAAGTTGAGTGGCGAAATGAATCATCGTCTTGATACACGCCTTCCGAATGGGAGCTTCCCACCATGGACAATTTGGAAAGGGCTGTTGGACTACCTTCCACTGACGCCCGTTGATGAGCAGCTTAAGCAATACAGGGATCATGTAATATCTAAAGGAGCTTATCCACCCTGG ATCATGGGATCAGACGAGGAAAACTACCCTCTCACGAGGAAAGTGCAGAGGGACTTGTGGCTTCATCAACATCCCGTGGACTGCAATGATCCTGCTGTGAAGTTTCTAGTAGCGGATTGGGAGAGATTGCCGGGATTTGGCATTGGAGCGCAACTTGCAGGAATGTGCGGTCTGCTTGCTATTGCAATCAACGAAAAGAGGGTGTTAGTTACAGACTACTACAATAGAGCTGATCATGATGGCTGTAAAG GTTCGTCACGCTCTAGATGGTCGTGTTATTTCATCCCCGAGACGTCCCCGGAATGCAGGAAACGAGCCTTTGAACTCAAGGACGACAAAGCAGCATGGGGAAAGGGTATTATAACAGTGAAAGAAAACTATACTTCCAAAGAAATATGGGCAGGACATGTACCTAG GGCATGGGGAAATCCGTGGAGTATTATGCAGCCAACGACAGAAATAAACGGGAGCTTGTTACTTCATCATCGTAAAATGGATCGTAGATGGTGGCGAGCTCAG GCAGTTCGCTACCTCATGAGGTTTCAGTCCGAGTATACGTGCAACTTGATGAACATTGCTCGACACACTGCATTCGGATGGGAAGCTGCGAAAATGGTTCTTGCATCATCCTCTAAAAATCTTTTCGAG GCCGAACAAGAGAGCAAGCGCGATATAGAAAGATTCGTATGGTCGAATCACAAACCATGGCTTCCCCGTCCCTTGTTAAGCATGCACGTGAGGATGGGCGATAAGGCGTGTGAAATGAAGGTGGTAGGATTCGACGATTACATGAAGCTAGCAGTGAAGGTTCGGAGGCGCTTCCCACATCTGAATCGCGTGTGGCTTTCTACTGAAATGCAG GACGTTGTTGACAGATCAAAATCATACGAGGGCTGGAGGTTTCACTACACGAACGTGACACGACAAGCGGGGAACATCACGATGGCGACCTATGAGGCGAGCCTTGGCAGGGAGACGAGCACAAATTATCCTCTCGTGAACTTCTTGATGGCCACGGAGTCCGACTTCTTCATCGGAGCATTGGGCTCGACGTGGTGCTTCCTCATAGACGGCATGAGGAACACCGGTGGGAAAGTGATGTCAGGTTACTTGAGCGTCAACAAGGACAGATTTTGGTAG
- the LOC125202743 gene encoding uncharacterized protein LOC125202743: protein MGCFPACFGHLRSDLTTKKCLSQDESVKFLPEKTASLQEEEIVDPIKLASQLSEDISKEKEEETVCNHSNVNKMSKISSKSANTTSLVECGNGKVDMERGIGREDQETSSHVVQEESCCSSLFTLSIDSRKHFLAAEMGEKEVSSLLKAEDPMMKQCFFDKSKGSDSPCGGKGDEKAVEMSLSSWLAEKSPQNSPESENNYGDRLRVIAEISKLNGAVPSTTTSCCSGGDDQLGVGTVGRYWRQRGTVGEAEDGEVSSSGKC from the exons ATGGGATGTTTTCCTGCTTGTTTTGGCCATTTAAGAAGTGATCTCACCACTAAAAAG TGTTTGTCTCAGGATGAATCTGTCAAATTCTTACCAGAAAAGACAGCATCACTGCAAGAGGAGGAGATTGTCGATCCCATCAAACTTGCTTCACAGTTATCTGA AGATATTAGcaaggaaaaagaagaagagacaGTTTGCAATCACtcaaatgtcaataaaatgagtaaaatcAGCAGCAAAAGTGCTAATACTACTAGtttggtggaatgtggaaaTGGCAAAGTTGATATGGAGAGAGGGATTGGGAGAGAAGATCAAGAAACCAGTAGTCATGTTGTTCAAGAAGAGTCTTGCTGCAGCTCTCTCTTCACTCTATCCATAGATTCTAGGAAGCATTTTTTAGCTGCTGAAATGGGAGAAAAAGAGGTTAGCAGCCTACTCAAGGCTGAAGATCCCATGATGAAACAATGTTTCTTTGACAAGTCGAAGGGGAGTGATAGTCCGTGCGGAGGGAAAGGTGATGAGAAGGCGGTCGAGATGAGCCTCTCAAGCTGGTTAGCCGAGAAGTCGCCACAGAACTCACCGGAGAGTGAGAACAATTACGGAGATAGGCTGAGAGTGATTGCAGAAATCAGCAAGTTGAATGGGGCGGTTCCATCGACAACAACATCGTGTTGCAGTGGTGGTGATGATCAGCTGGGTGTCGGGACGGTGGGCCGGTACTGGCGGCAGAGGGGCACCGTTGGTGAGGCGGAGGACGGAGAAGTTTCGAGTTCTGGGAAGTGTTGA